The Metabacillus schmidteae nucleotide sequence TAGAGCATCGTTGGATGAAATTGGACAAATTCCATATCTGATAACTCAGCACCAGCTCGAAAAGCCATGGCGATCCCATCACCTGTAATCACATCTGCATTTGATGTTTGACCATACACAGCGCCACAGCCTCCACTTGCTATGATGACATGACTAGAAATATATGACTTTACTTCCCCTTGTTTATTTTTCGTGTAAACTCCTTGACACTGATTTTGATCCATTATTAAATCTATAGCTATTTCATTTTCAATGATTTGAACATAAGACTTTGTTTGATTAAAGAGAAAACTTGTCAACTCTTTCCCTGTTGCATCTCCACCAGCATGAATGATCCGATGATGACTATGTGCACCTTCTTTTCCAAGTAAAAGCCGACCATTTTGGTCACAATCAAACTTTACACCTCTTTGAATCCACTCATTTAATTCTGTCGGTCCTTCTTGAACAAGATATTTCACGTTTTTCACGTTATTGTGATCACAACCGGCAGTAATGGTATCTTCAAAATGATTTTTCCATGAATCATTTTGAGCAACTGCTGCTGCAATACCACCTTGTGCAAGCATTGAATTGCTTTCTGACCATGTTGATTTTGTTATCAATTTCACATGTTTATGACGTAGATGGTATGCAACAGAAAGAGCTGCAAGTCCACTACCGATAATAATAACATCTGTTTGAGGCATAACACCCTCCTGTAATTTACACCTGTCTTGACACCTATATTTACATAAATTTAAAATAATAACAAGAGTTTTTATTAAATAGCCTGTAAGATTAAGAGAAACTAGGAGTGAAAATATTGATCTACTTTGATTACGCAGCCACAACACCGATGAGTGAACATGCCCTTACTATATATGTGAAAGCAGCGAAAAATGCATTTGGCAACAGCAGCAGCCTGCACGATGTAGGAGATATTTCAGCACGTACTCTTACTGCTTCCAGAAAAGTCATTGCAAACATCATTAACGGGTATGAAAAAGGAATTTATTTTACTAGTGGTGGCAGTGAAGCAAATATAGTAGCTGTTCAGTCTTTATTAAATGGAATTCAGAATAATAAGCACATCATTACAACAGCAACTGAACATTCTTCTCTTCATACATTCTTTAAAATGCTTGAATTAAAGGGATACCATGTGACGTATTTACATCCAAATCATCAAGGAGTCATTACACCAGATCAGGTCCAGCATGCATTACAAAAAGATACAGCCTTGGTTTCCATTCAGCATGGAAATTCTGAAATCGGTACAATCAATCCTATCGAAGATATTAGTTTATTGTTAAGAGAAAAGAAGATCATTTTTCACAGTGATTGTGTCCAAACTTTCGGCAAAATTCCTATCGATGCCAAGCATATTGATGCTATTAGTATTTCAGGCCATAAGATATATGGCCCTAAAGGGGTGGGAGCAGCTTATATTAACCCTTCCGTTCTTTGGCACCCTTTAATTCCCGGAACTACCCATGAATCAGGCTTCCGGCCTGGTACGGTGGATGTTCCTGCTATAGCAGCTTTCGCAACAGCTGCCAGTGATATTTCTTTAGAGCAAAAACTACTGTATGATCATTTTGTTTCATTAAGAAATCAGCTTATTGAATTACTGGCGCCTTATCACGATAAAATAAGTGTTATTAACACTCGTTTTCCACACACACTCCCCAATATTATTCCTTTGCTATTTAAAGGAATTGAGGGCCAGTACGTTATGTTGGAAGCAAATCGCTTCGGTATGGCTATATCAACAGGAAGTGCATGTCAAGTTGGCATGCAGGCACCTTCACGATCAATACTTGCAATCGGCTATAATGAACAACAGGCGAAACAATATGTTAGAATTTCATTAGGAAAGGACACAACGTCTACACATATAGAGAAATTGAGTAAAGTACTGATCAACATTGTTGAAAACTTTCGAAAATGAGAGGAAAGATAGAATGAAGTCTGAGAAATTATTAGGAGAAGAAAGAAGAAATCTATTATTAGACAAATTAATCAACTCTACTAAACCAATAACAGGCGGTGAGCTTGCCCAATTTGCCAATGTAAGCAGGCAGGTTATTGTGCAAGATATATCGTTATTAAAAGCAAAAAATCATCCAATCATCGCAACAAGTCAAGGGTATGTCTATTTAGAAAAAAATCAACATGATAAACAAATGCTTGAAAGATTGATTGCTTGTAAGCATAATCCGGAAGATACAAAAGAAGAATTAACGATCGCAGTCGATCATGGAGTTTTTGTTAAAGATGTAATCGTTGAGCACCCCGTCTATGGTGACCTCACAGCCTCTATTCGAGTTGGGAACCGCAATGAAGTTGAGGAATTTATGAAGAAGATTAACGAGAACAAAGCCTCTTATCTTTCACAGTTAACAGAAGGACTGCATTTGCATACACTGCAGGCTGATTCCATTGAAAAGCTTAACCGTGCTTGTCAGGATTTAGAAAAGGCGGGCTATTTGGTAAAAGAAGAGGATAGTTAGTTTAAGTGAATATCAACGGGATAAGGCCGCACATTTATTGATTGTACAATAAATGTGCGGCCTTTTTTTAGATCAAACACCTTCTTCGATTCCCTGCCGTATAAAATAAGCCTCGTATGTGCCTAATAACTTAACACCGCAACCTAAAGCCTCCAGCTCAGCAATCGCTCCGGGAATAAGAACCTCATCAACTTTCATATCAATATCTATAATAAAGAAATAATTCCCTAAACCTGTTTTCATAGGTCGTGATTCAATTTTCGACAGGTTCAACTTTCGCCATGTAAATGCTGATAGTACTTGATGAAGAGCACCTGATTGATCAGAAGGTAATGTCACCATAAGGGTTGTTTTCTCTTTTTCAGCTGTAAGCTTTTTACTTGGACATTTCCCATCAATTGTTGGATGTACGATCGCAAAGCGGGTATGATTATAATGGTAATCATGAATATTGGCTTGTACAATTTCTAACCCATACTCCTCTGCAGCTAACTTATTGGCAATAGCTGCCACTAATTCTTCAGGGTGATTTTTTACATATTGAGCTGCTGCCCCTGTGCTTGTTGCATAATCATATGTTATCCCCTTAAAGCTTTGATGCAGAAACTTATGACATTGTGCGATTGCATGGGAATGAGAGTACACTCGAGTAATCTTTTTCCATGCCTCTTTATTAGCTGGATGAACCATAAAATGTTGCTCAATTGGTGATACAATCTCACCGACAATATATAATGGTTGCTCATGAATTAAATAATCGATCGTTAAATTAACAGAGCCCTCAAGTGCATTTTCCGTCGGGACAACCGCAAAATCAATCTCACCATCTGCTACAGCATCTATACACTGAGGAATGGTTGAATAGGCAATCTGCTCAATTTCCTCACCGAAATATGATTGCACAGCTAAATGGGTAAATGTTGCTCGTGGACCTAAAAATCCTACTCTAATTGACAACTAGCTTCAACTCCTTATGCTCCTTGGCCTAATATCTCTACCTTCTCGACGAACTCTAAACGCTTTAATTTCGCCATTAATTGATTAATATCTTCATTCATTCCATTTGTATTTAGAGATAATGTTACATTGGCTCTTCCCTGAATCGGTATAGTCTGATGAATCGTTAATACATTACAGCCGGCATTTGCAACGACTGATAACAATTGTGAGAGTGTACCACTCCGATCTTCTAAATGAAAAAAAAGGGTAATTAATTTTTCCTTTACCATTGTATGGAAAGGGAAGACCGCATCACGATATTTATAAAAAGCACTGCGACTCATATCTACACGCTGAACTGCTTCTGCCACAGAGTCAACCTTGCCTCTTTCAATTAATTTCTTTACCTCTAGGGTTTTTTTCATTGCTTCAGGAAGTATATCTTCTCTCACTAAATAAAAGGTATCATCTTTCATGATTTCCCTCCCGCATTTTTCATCAATGTAGATAATTTATCACAATATTGGCTAAATTTCTTCTGTTTTTCTAGAAAAACATTTATTTTGTCTAAAATACATAAAAAGAGAGCCGTATACAGCCCTCTTCTCATTCTTTATGTTATTCAACAAATTCAAATTCATAATCCAATAATTTTACGATATCCCCATCTTCTGCACCACGTGCTCTAAGTGCTTCATCAACCCCTAAGCCGCGAAGCTGTCTAGCGAATCTTCTAACAGACTCTTCACGTGAGAAGTCTGTCATTTTAAATAATTTCTCAATCTTCTCACCTGTTAATACATAGGCACCTTCACTATCACGAGTAATCGCAAAATTCGGTTCTTCTTTTTTGAATTCATACACAACACGGTTTTCTGTTGCTTCTTCTTCATAGAGTGGAAACTCCGGCGTTTGTTCAATAGCATCTGCTACCGCATAGAGCAGCTCACGAACACCTTCTCTTGTAATAGCAGAAATCGGGAAGATTTGTACGTCTTCTTTCAACTTCCCCTTAAATTCAGTAAGGTTTTCCTCTGAATCCGGCATGTCCATTTTATTTGCAAC carries:
- a CDS encoding ACT domain-containing protein, producing MKDDTFYLVREDILPEAMKKTLEVKKLIERGKVDSVAEAVQRVDMSRSAFYKYRDAVFPFHTMVKEKLITLFFHLEDRSGTLSQLLSVVANAGCNVLTIHQTIPIQGRANVTLSLNTNGMNEDINQLMAKLKRLEFVEKVEILGQGA
- the pheA gene encoding prephenate dehydratase, with product MRVGFLGPRATFTHLAVQSYFGEEIEQIAYSTIPQCIDAVADGEIDFAVVPTENALEGSVNLTIDYLIHEQPLYIVGEIVSPIEQHFMVHPANKEAWKKITRVYSHSHAIAQCHKFLHQSFKGITYDYATSTGAAAQYVKNHPEELVAAIANKLAAEEYGLEIVQANIHDYHYNHTRFAIVHPTIDGKCPSKKLTAEKEKTTLMVTLPSDQSGALHQVLSAFTWRKLNLSKIESRPMKTGLGNYFFIIDIDMKVDEVLIPGAIAELEALGCGVKLLGTYEAYFIRQGIEEGV
- a CDS encoding IscS subfamily cysteine desulfurase; the protein is MLIYFDYAATTPMSEHALTIYVKAAKNAFGNSSSLHDVGDISARTLTASRKVIANIINGYEKGIYFTSGGSEANIVAVQSLLNGIQNNKHIITTATEHSSLHTFFKMLELKGYHVTYLHPNHQGVITPDQVQHALQKDTALVSIQHGNSEIGTINPIEDISLLLREKKIIFHSDCVQTFGKIPIDAKHIDAISISGHKIYGPKGVGAAYINPSVLWHPLIPGTTHESGFRPGTVDVPAIAAFATAASDISLEQKLLYDHFVSLRNQLIELLAPYHDKISVINTRFPHTLPNIIPLLFKGIEGQYVMLEANRFGMAISTGSACQVGMQAPSRSILAIGYNEQQAKQYVRISLGKDTTSTHIEKLSKVLINIVENFRK
- a CDS encoding transcription repressor NadR, whose protein sequence is MKSEKLLGEERRNLLLDKLINSTKPITGGELAQFANVSRQVIVQDISLLKAKNHPIIATSQGYVYLEKNQHDKQMLERLIACKHNPEDTKEELTIAVDHGVFVKDVIVEHPVYGDLTASIRVGNRNEVEEFMKKINENKASYLSQLTEGLHLHTLQADSIEKLNRACQDLEKAGYLVKEEDS